The Paenibacillus dendritiformis region GTGCGCTTGTGCAAGAAGGCGTCGCCCAGGTGACGAGAGGCGTGCCCGCGGCGAAGGTCGTGACCGGGATGCTCGAGGGCATCCGTGTCGCGTCAGACCGGCTGGCGGAACGCGCGCTTCGGCTCGATGGCTGGAGCGACCCGAAGCTGCACCGCGCGGTACATATCGCAGGCCGGGAGCAGGCAGACATCGTCCGCCTTGTGCTGGAGGCGGGACAGGCGGTAGGCTGGGAGCAGCTGCAGGATCCGGCCTACCGGCTCGCCGAACAGATTGTCGCGCACGAGAAGGCGAGCAATGAATGGTTCCACGGCGTGCTCCTGAAGCAAAAGCCGCTGCAGCGGGACTGGCTGCCGGAACGGACCGGCTGCCGCGTTCTCATCCTGCAGGATGCGCTCGAACCGGACACGCTCGACGAGCAGCTGCTGACGACCGAAGCCGGCTTCCAGCAGTATATGGCTCACCGTTCTGCCTTCATGGACCGGCTGCAGCGTCTTCACGAGCTGGGGGTCGGCTTCCTGGTGCTGGAGCGGGGCCTTCATCCGGAAGCGGAGCAATTTTGTCTCGACCATGATATGATGGTCGTGCAGCGGGTCAGCCGCGAAGACATTATGCGCGTCTGCCGCCTTACGGGCGGCAAGCCGTTGAAGCGCGCCGCCCTGTCCAAGGATGCGGCGGTGCTGGAGCCGCTGCTCGGCCGCACCGCCTGCGTGCGCTACGATGAGCGCCTGGAGCGCGTGCGGCTGTACGCCCCGCAGATGGCGCTCAGCTCTGCCGGCTCGGGCGGCACGCCGGAGCCGGCGGGCATGCGCCGCGGTCAGGTGACGCTCATCGTGGGCGCGAGCACGCGCGAGGTCGTGGGCGAGCGGGCGCGCATCGCCCAAGATGCCGCCGCGGCGCTGCAAGCCGCGATCCAGAGCGGCGTTCTGCCGGGCGGCGGCACGACGGAGCTGGCGCTCTCCTACATGCTGGAGCGCTACAGGGAGACCGTCCGCGGCATGGAAGCCTTCGGCGTAGCCGCGGTAGCGCAGGCGCTGCGCAAGCCGATGGCCCAGATTGTGCTGAACGCCGGCTTCAACCCGCTGGAGAAGCTGGAGGAAGCGCGGGCGGCGCAGACCGCGTCGGCATCCGATGCCATCGGCATTGACTGTGACAGCGGAGCGCTGCTTGACTATGTCGACGCAGGCATCGTCGACCCGGCCGCCGTGAAGCTCCACGCGCTGCGGGCGGCCGGCGAAGTGGCCGCCGCCGTGCTGCGGATTCACACGGTCATTAAGATGAAGCCGGAAGCGTAAGGCTCCGGCTTCCCGGAGCAGGAAGATAGAAGCTTGACTACATAAGGGAGGTGCAAGGATTGAACCCGGAACAAGAAGAGAAGATCGAGAGGAACGATCAGGTGGACTCGGAGGCTGTGGAGACAGCCGACGTTGAACATAATCAGGAGGCCGAGGAGACATCCGAGGCAGAAGGAAAGGCAGCAGAGGAAGCACAGGGGGCAGGGCTGAAGGAGGCCCGCGCGCAAGCGGAGGAGCTTCAGCAGCGCCTGCTGCGTGCCCAGGCGGACTTCGATAATTTCCGCCGCCGTACGGTGAAGGAGAAGGAAGAACTGGCGCAGTACGCATCGTCCAAGCTGGTGACCGAGCTGCTTCCGGTGCTCGATAACTTCGAGCGCGCCTTGGCCGCAGCGCAGACGGGCAGCGAGGAGCAATCGTTCGTCAAAGGCGTGGACATGATCTTCCGCCAATTCATGCAGGTGCTGGAGCAGGAAGGCGTGAAGGCGATGAACGCCGTGGGCGAGCCTTTCAACCCGGAATTCCATCAGGCGATTATGCAGGTGGAGTCGGAGGAGCATGAGGAAGGCATCGTCGTGGAAGAAGTCCAAAAAGGCTATATGCTCAAGGATCGGGTGCTTCGCCCGGCCATGGTCAAGGTAAGCGGCTAAGAGATGGCGTTCACATGCTATCCGCTTGGTTAATATGAAATAGATTGAGAGCCAGTTGAGGAGGTTACTTTTGCAATGAGTAAAGTTATCGGTATTGACTTGGGAACAACCAACTCTTGTGTTGCGGTAATGGAGGGCGGCGAAGCCGTCGTCATTCCGAATCCGGAAGGCGCCCGCACAACCCCTTCGGTTGTCGGCTTCAAAAAAGACGGGGAGCGCATCGTCGGCGAGACGGCGAAGCGCCAGGCGATTACGAACCCGGATCGCACGATCAGCTCGATTAAGCGTCATATGGGCACGACTTTCCCGACGACGATTGACGAAAAAACCTATACGCCGCAAGAAATTTCTGCCATGATTCTGCAGAAGCTGAAATCCGACGCAGAGGCTTATCTGGGCCAGACGGTAACGCAGGCGGTTATTACCGTGCCGGCGTATTTCAACGATTCCCAGCGCCAGGCAACGAAGGATGCCGGCAAAATCGCGGGTCTGGAAGTGCTGCGCATCGTGAACGAGCCGACAGCGGCTGCGCTTGCCTACGGCGCAGACAAAGAAGGCGATCATACGATTCTCGTCTATGACTTGGGCGGCGGGACATTTGATGTGTCCATCCTCGAATTGGGCGACGGCTTCTTCGAAGTCAAAGCGACGAGCGGCGATAACCAGTTGGGCGGAGATGACTTCGACCAAGTGATTATCGACTACTTGGTAGCGGAGTTCAAGAAAGACCAAGGCATTGACCTGAGCAAGGATAAGGCGGCTGTGCAGCGTCTGAAGGATGCGGCCGAAAAAGCGAAAAAAGAGCTGTCCGGCGTATTGACGACCACGATCAGCCTTCCGTTCATCACGGTAGTTGACGGCGTACCTCAGCACTTGGAGCTGAACCTGACGCGCGCCAAGTTCGAAGAACTGTCCGCGCATCTCGTG contains the following coding sequences:
- a CDS encoding TCP-1/cpn60 chaperonin family protein, giving the protein MTQGQGQVQETDERYATLLNNANAVRALSSAVEGTLGPKGLDVMLVGANGDVVITNDGVTILEKMDVSHPAARLLIQVARAQQSEVGDGTTTATVLAGALVQEGVAQVTRGVPAAKVVTGMLEGIRVASDRLAERALRLDGWSDPKLHRAVHIAGREQADIVRLVLEAGQAVGWEQLQDPAYRLAEQIVAHEKASNEWFHGVLLKQKPLQRDWLPERTGCRVLILQDALEPDTLDEQLLTTEAGFQQYMAHRSAFMDRLQRLHELGVGFLVLERGLHPEAEQFCLDHDMMVVQRVSREDIMRVCRLTGGKPLKRAALSKDAAVLEPLLGRTACVRYDERLERVRLYAPQMALSSAGSGGTPEPAGMRRGQVTLIVGASTREVVGERARIAQDAAAALQAAIQSGVLPGGGTTELALSYMLERYRETVRGMEAFGVAAVAQALRKPMAQIVLNAGFNPLEKLEEARAAQTASASDAIGIDCDSGALLDYVDAGIVDPAAVKLHALRAAGEVAAAVLRIHTVIKMKPEA
- the grpE gene encoding nucleotide exchange factor GrpE gives rise to the protein MNPEQEEKIERNDQVDSEAVETADVEHNQEAEETSEAEGKAAEEAQGAGLKEARAQAEELQQRLLRAQADFDNFRRRTVKEKEELAQYASSKLVTELLPVLDNFERALAAAQTGSEEQSFVKGVDMIFRQFMQVLEQEGVKAMNAVGEPFNPEFHQAIMQVESEEHEEGIVVEEVQKGYMLKDRVLRPAMVKVSG